GCCCGGACGGATCCGGCACCGTCGACAGCTTCATCGGCCAGACGAGCAGCTCCGACACGTCGGGGCACAGCCATACGTTCACCGTGCTGTGCGCCGACCTCGACAAGGCGAGCGTCACGTATACCGCGACGGGATCGGGTCACACGCACACGATCACGCTCGACATGACCCAGTTGCAGTCGCTCGCCGCCGGCAACGAAGTCACGTTCGACACGAGCGATTCGCACCCGCACAGTTGGTCGGTCCGCAAGCCGTCCAACGCATGCTGACGGCGGCGCGATGTTCCTCGCGATGAACCACTTCCGCGTCGCGCCGGATCGGTGCGCCGACTTCGAGCGCGCGTGGCGCGAGCGCGACAGCTACCTGGACGACGTTCCCGGCTTCGTGAGCTTCCACCTGCTGCGCGGTGACGAGGAAGATGGCGCAGTGTGGTACGCGTCGCACACCGTGTGGCGAGACGCCGCGTCGTTCCGCGCGTGGGTCGACAGCGACGCATTCCGCAAGGCGCACGCCCAGGGCAAACTGACCGGCATCCTCACGGGTCCGCCGCAACTGCGCTGCTGGACCTCCGTGCTCGGCTGACGCGCGCCGCCGCCGGCCTCCCCGTACGGCGTGGGCGACGGCGCCCGTGCGGTGGCCGCGACGCTGAGGGATCGGAGCGGCCGACGCGCGAACGCGCCAACACCGCCGACGTGACATTCGCCGCAGCCGCGGTGAACGCGGGCGCGCGCGGCCACGTCAGTCGAGCTGAATCCCCTGTTGCGCGCACAACTGCTTGACCGACCGCTTCGCCGCCTCGCTGAGGCGAGCGTAGTGACGGCGTGCGCGCTTTTCGTTGCTCATCCGGCACGCGGCGATCGTACAGATCAGGCGCGCGCGCGGATGCGTCGGCTGGATCTCGAGCGCGTCCTCGCACAGTTTGTTCGCGCGGCCGTAGTTGTGCTTCTTGGCTGCCTCCGACGCGGCATCCGCCAGTTCGTCGGGCGATGCGTTCACCGGCGGCGGCTTGCGCACGGGCTCGGGCGGCTTGCGCTCGGGCGGCTTGCGCTCGGGCGGCTTGCGCTCGGGCGGCTTGCGCGGCTTGGGCCGCTCGATCGCGACCGCGGCCTGCTTGCGGCAGGCGGCCGCGGCCTCGTCGAGCGCGCTCCGCGCTTCGACCCACAGCTTGCCGGCCTCGATCGCCATGCGCGTGATCGCCCGGCAGTCGCGCGCTGCGGTGTGGGTCGCGGCCTCGCGCCGCAGTTCGGCGATGTACTGATCGCGCAGGGCATCCAGCTCCGGCTGCGCGCGCAGCCGGTAGACCGAATCGCGGTCGATCGCGGCGAACGCGGACTTGGCCGCCGCGTACGCGCGCTTGGCCGCCGCCGTCTGGAAGTCCGTGTAGCGCATCTCGTTGCGCAGTTCGCGCTCGGCCTGCGCCTTCAGCCGGCGTGCCTCGGCGTTGTTCGGGTCGAGCGTCAGCGCTTCGAGCGCGGCCGCCTGCATGTCCGCCCACCGTTCGTCCTCGAGCGCGCGGCGCGCGGTGGCGAGATGATCGGCCACGCCCCCGCCGCCGGCGGCGTCGGCCGGCGCGTTGGTCGCGATCGCGTTCGCCGCGGCCGCCCCGTTGCCGGCAGACTGCCCCTGCTTTGGAGCCGGGACGGCGGGCCGCACGTCGCGCCCGGCCGCCGCGGAATTCGCGCCGCCAGCGGGCGGCGTGGCCGACTTGCCGCCTCCCAGCGCGAATACCGCCGCCCCCCCGCCGACGACGAGGATGGCGAGCGCCGCCCACAGCCACCCGCGACCGCCCTTGGCCGTTTCCGCGGTCAGGTCGACGATCTCGGCGTCGCGGCCGAGCACGAAGTCCTCGCCGGCCTCGACGAACCGCAAGCGTACGTGGCCGAGATCGATCACGTCGCCGCGCCGCAATTCGACCTTGCCGTAGTCCTCCCCGTTGACGCGCACGCCGTTGGACGACTGCAAGTCGACGATCGCGTACCGGCCCTGCTCCTGGACGATCTTCGCATGATGCCGCGAGATCGACCGGTGATTGATCACGATGTCGTTGTCGTCCGTACGGCCGATGACGACGGCGGGCTTGTCGAGCGGAAACTCCTGGCCCGCGAAGTTGCTCGACAACACCACGAGCCGCGCGACCGGGGCCGCGACGGTCGCGACCGCGGGGTCGGTGTCCCCGAACGGGAGCGCCTCCTGGGCCGCCTCCGACCGCGCCGCCGCGGTGGGTGCATCCGCAACGGCGACCGGGGCCGGCTGCGCGGCCGAGGCCGCGACCGGGCGCGTCGCCGCGTCCGAGTGCACCGCGTCGACCGGCTCGGGAACGGGCGTGACCGCGTGCGGGTCCACCCGCTCCATCGGGGCCGTGGCGCTGCCGCGCGCCGCCGGACCGGGTTGGTCGGCCCGCTCGCTCTTGAGTTCGATGAGATAGTCGCCGATCTGAATGCGGTCGCTCTCCTTGAGCGGCACGCGCCCCTGGATGCGCGACCCGTTGACCAGGATGCCGTTGTAGCTGTTGAGATCCTCGATCGTGATCGTGCCGTTGATGCGGTGGATGCGCGCGTGACGGCGAGACACATTCCGCTCGGTGAGACGGATCGTGTTGCCCTCTTTGCGACCGATCGTGATCTCGTCGCGGATCAGGGGAACGACCGTCGTTTTCCCCTCGTCATCCTGGATGACCAGCTTGAACATGATGTGTCCCGACCACGGCGCGTGGCGGCTTCGACCCCAATGAAAATTCTATGGTTACGCGAATCTACCTGTCAAGCGAGCCACGGTTCACCAGCCGATACTCGATCCGGCCGGCCGCGTACCTCCGTCGCCGGCGGGCCGGCGGCGAAACCCGGTGGCCGGCAGCGGTCCGACCGACACCGCCCCCGGCCGCGCGCAACGCGTTCCCGCATCGTACGGATTGGACACCCTCACGAGCCGACGCCTTGGCGCCGGCCCGCCGGCGTCCACCTCCGGCGAGATCACGCACGGCGGCGCCGCTCTCCCCGCCTCCCCGCCTCCCAGTTCCGTGGTGCATCGCCGTGGCACGCCCCCGCAGTATACCGGACCGGACCGGCGCGACCAGGGGCGCGCAGCCGCCGATTTTGCGGCACGGCTCCCCGGCGCGGCTCCCCGGCGCGGTCGGAGCCGGCGCCCTCCGGCGCGAGGCAGCCCCGGGCGCGGGAACCGCCCGCGTCCGCGTGCCGCGGCGAGCGGCCGGTTACCGCGCCGACAGCAGCGGGCCCGGATCCACCGGCCAACCGGCGGCCCCCGCGGCGATGCGGACCTCGACGTAGACGCGGTTGCTGGCCGCACGCCCGATCGGACTGCCGGCCGTCACCCGCTGGCCCGCGCGCACGTCGAGCGCCGCGAGCTTGCCGACCACCGAGCGCAGCCCGTCGACCCGCTCGATCACGACCGCGTTGTCGATTCCGCGCACCGGCCCGGCGTACCGGACCACGCCGTCGTGCGGCGCGACGACCGGCGCGCCCGCGGCCGTCGCGAGCTGCACGCCGCGGGACAACAGCCGCGTCCGCGTGCGCCGCCCGCGGTACCGCCCGAACGCCGTGACGATTGGACCGGGAACGGGGCGCCGCAGCGACCGCGGCGGCGGCGGCGCGCCAGTCGCCTCGGAGCGCTCGCGGACTACGCGGCGGCGCGCGCGAGCGACCGCATCGCGCTCGCGGCGCAGGACCGCGAGTTCCTCGACGTCGCGGTGCAAGATGCGCCGGGCCGCGGCGCGGCGGCGCAGGACGTCGGCGCGCACGGCCGGATCGACCAGGCGCACCTTCGTCCCCGGCCGGGTCAGCTTGTACAGCGCGCGCACGCGGGCGCGCAGCGCGGCCGTGCGCGCCTCGATCTTGTCGTCGAGGATGCGCTCGGTCTTGTCGACCGCCGCGATGCGCGCGTCGACGGGCGGGCCGCCCGCCAGCGCAGCGCCCGCAACCGCGACCAGGCCGGCGACGACCGCGACGTCACGCCAGCGCACGCCACCTCCGCGACGCGACCCACGCGGCGAGCGCGCCGAGCGCGCCGGCGGCGCCCACGATGGCGACGGCGTCGCGCACCG
The genomic region above belongs to Deltaproteobacteria bacterium and contains:
- a CDS encoding antibiotic biosynthesis monooxygenase codes for the protein MFLAMNHFRVAPDRCADFERAWRERDSYLDDVPGFVSFHLLRGDEEDGAVWYASHTVWRDAASFRAWVDSDAFRKAHAQGKLTGILTGPPQLRCWTSVLG
- a CDS encoding FHA domain-containing protein — encoded protein: MFKLVIQDDEGKTTVVPLIRDEITIGRKEGNTIRLTERNVSRRHARIHRINGTITIEDLNSYNGILVNGSRIQGRVPLKESDRIQIGDYLIELKSERADQPGPAARGSATAPMERVDPHAVTPVPEPVDAVHSDAATRPVAASAAQPAPVAVADAPTAAARSEAAQEALPFGDTDPAVATVAAPVARLVVLSSNFAGQEFPLDKPAVVIGRTDDNDIVINHRSISRHHAKIVQEQGRYAIVDLQSSNGVRVNGEDYGKVELRRGDVIDLGHVRLRFVEAGEDFVLGRDAEIVDLTAETAKGGRGWLWAALAILVVGGGAAVFALGGGKSATPPAGGANSAAAGRDVRPAVPAPKQGQSAGNGAAAANAIATNAPADAAGGGGVADHLATARRALEDERWADMQAAALEALTLDPNNAEARRLKAQAERELRNEMRYTDFQTAAAKRAYAAAKSAFAAIDRDSVYRLRAQPELDALRDQYIAELRREAATHTAARDCRAITRMAIEAGKLWVEARSALDEAAAACRKQAAVAIERPKPRKPPERKPPERKPPERKPPEPVRKPPPVNASPDELADAASEAAKKHNYGRANKLCEDALEIQPTHPRARLICTIAACRMSNEKRARRHYARLSEAAKRSVKQLCAQQGIQLD
- a CDS encoding M23 family metallopeptidase; amino-acid sequence: MRWRDVAVVAGLVAVAGAALAGGPPVDARIAAVDKTERILDDKIEARTAALRARVRALYKLTRPGTKVRLVDPAVRADVLRRRAAARRILHRDVEELAVLRRERDAVARARRRVVRERSEATGAPPPPRSLRRPVPGPIVTAFGRYRGRRTRTRLLSRGVQLATAAGAPVVAPHDGVVRYAGPVRGIDNAVVIERVDGLRSVVGKLAALDVRAGQRVTAGSPIGRAASNRVYVEVRIAAGAAGWPVDPGPLLSAR